Proteins found in one Haemorhous mexicanus isolate bHaeMex1 chromosome 23, bHaeMex1.pri, whole genome shotgun sequence genomic segment:
- the TTC34 gene encoding tetratricopeptide repeat protein 34, with amino-acid sequence MSPEELAALLCGEGDERLSQQEFPAATAFYLAAFSCCAPTAVQRVNSMAHGLWERVVATLEAWCQGKAQIPKIQSRNLAVVSLSVGIAAIFLSTLIPNNVVASVYELEALLRRGCSEEVVRKCNVLLEANPRGSMELLLLRALARVLSGTQAGKGIVDYVQAFVLHQTEAAAYVCSRQREHLPQVVQAFSDHLSTCQEGSPGCSSSEQWLGDCYRFLAAVAPGHTWVCRARAARLRKTGEFQECVAVCTKALEGFSAENLRGEDVLALLLERAAAYFFLGGCTQEMMQDLAAAFAADPAQAMKGFEELFSPCDAEKIEEQARAALEGRFGAYREAVHARAELRGTRGTELLPPVIQTIQLLLHICPGSSRELRVRLADCHLLQGQARAALDMCEQLLTAEQSTYHNTLLALRGFCSLHAQDHHGALQDFQRVIEHESPHPSSCIKALCGRGLIRISGGSNYLTALDYITACQLKLDETIFTIKSYVPWNQRGLLLKVLQEEGQMMLQKKRYPGGSSVSFQKKQTGLCTFLTLKVDAPGVFQLASLLVELDSSDEASRILCADALYQMGRGEEAHEILSLALSRNPQRAPVLARLALLQLKRGFVYDGNQLLRRLIRTGDSSCLLPVLDIFQDEDRELLQSHCRWRALAILKGKQEAAAIKEAIAHLSFAILAAGGYAEDCLLTRARCYGRLGQMKTAIFDFNAVLKEDPRNVQALSGRGFVHLALRQQKEAVQDLISALQVEAGAVIPAILSLKPEAQGLVTGWLLQHGRATLSELVATKEVPGEETLGNLLTVAKALTKICRAAQHHIFYTDVLMANGRHQEALKHLQEAFGPCPAEDFARARLAVLQLQSRNVAGAAAPLSALARRDEKDLAFLLNFVDTKQQQHLAQAAAQEGKVLMKGHDHQQALGYHSLAVLASRASPRYLRHRAACLMHLKKYEKALKDMEKVIQGHGCNSPKTQAGDHCCQGFLLLALAREEAAVQHYMQCLSAPLRSGYTVL; translated from the exons ATGTCCCCCGAGGAGCTCGCCgccctgctctgtggggaaGGGGACGAGCgcctctcccagcaggaatttccagcagccacagctttttacctggctgccttcagctgctgcgcccccacagcagtgcagagagTGAACTCCATGGCCCACGGGCTCTGGGAGAGAGTGGTGGCCACCTTGGAGGCCTGGTGCCAAGGCAAGgctcaaatccccaaaatccagagcAGGAACCTGGCCGTGGTGTCCCTCAGCGTGGGAATAGCTGCGATCTTCCTGTCCACCCTGATCCCAAACAACGTGGTGGCCTCAGTGTACGAGCTGGAGGCCCTGCTGAGGCGAGGGTGCTCGGAGGAGGTGGTGAGGAAATGCAATGTCCTGCTGGAGGCTAACCCGAGGGgttccatggagctgctgctgctgagggcgCTGGCACGGGTGCTCTCGGGGAcacaggctgggaagggaatcGTGGATTATGTCCAAGCCTTTGTGCTGCACCAAACTGAGGCAGCAGCCTACGTGTGCAGCCGGCAAAGGGAGCACCTGCCCCAGGTCGTCCAGGCTTTCTCTGATCATCTCTCCACGTGCCAGGAGGgaagcccaggctgcagctcctcggAGCAGTGGCTGGGTGACTGCTACAGATTCCTGGCTGCggtggcacctgggcacacctgggtgtGCAGGGCACGGGCAGCCCGCCTCCGAAAAACAGGAGAGTTTCAGGAGTGTGTGGCTGTTTGCACCAAGGCCCTTGAGGGCTTCTCAGCTGAGAATCTCAGAGGTGAGGACgttctggctctgctcctggaacGAGCTGCTGCGTATTTCTTCCTGGGAGGATGCACGCAGGAAATGATGCAGGATTTAGCAGCAGCCTTTGCAGCAGACCCTGCCCAGGCAATGAAAGGCTTTGAAGAGCTTTTctcaccctgtgatgctgaaaAGATCGAGGAGcaggccagagctgccctggagggGAGGTTTGGAGCCTACAGGGAGGCTGTGCATGCTcgggctgagctcaggggcaCCCGTGGCActgagctgctccctcctgtcaTCCAGACaatccagctgctcctgcacatcTGCCCAGGATCCAGCCGGGAGCTCAGGGTCCGGCTGGCAGACTGTCACCTCCTGCAGGGACAAGCCAGGGCCGCCCTGGACATGTGTGagcagctgctgacagcagagcagagcacttACCACAACACCCTGCTGGCACTGCGAGGCTTCTGCTCCCTCCACGCCCAGGACCACCACGGAGCCCTGCAGGACTTCCAGAGGGTCATCGAGCACGAGtccccacatcccagcagctgcatcAAAGCCCTGTGTGGGCGTGGGCTGATCCGCATTTCTGGTGGCAGCAATTACTTGACAGCCCTGGATTATATCACAGCTTGCCAGCTAAAGCTGGATGAAACCATCTTCACCATCAAGTCCTACGTGCCGTGGAACCAGAGGGGATTGCTGCTGAAGGTCCTCCAGGAGGAAGGACAGATGATGCTCCAGAAGAAGAGGTACCCAGGAGGCAGCTCCgtttcctttcagaaaaagcaaacaggGCTGTGCACATTCCTAACCTTgaaggt agATGCCCCAGGGGTTTTCCAGCTGGCTTCTCTCTTGGTGGAGCTGGACAGCTCTGATGAGGCATCCCGGATCCTGTGTGCTGATGCCCTGTACCAGATGGGCCGTGGGGAAGAAGCCCACGAGATTCTGTCACTGGCCCTCTCCAGAAACCCCCAGAGGGCTCCTGtgctggccaggctggcactgctgcagctcaagAGAGGCTTTGTGTACGATGGCAACCAG CTGCTGAGGAGGCTGATCAGAACTGGAGactcctcctgcctcctgccagtGCTGGACATTTTCCAGGACGAGGACcgagagctgctgcagagccactgCCGCTGGCGAGCCCTGGCCATCCTGAAGGGcaagcaggaggctgctgccatCAAAGAGGCCATTGCCCACCTGTCCTTTGCCATTCTTGCTGCAG GTGGTTATGCTGAGGATTGCCTCCTCACCAGGGCTCGATGCTATGGACGCCTTGGGCAGATGAAAACTGCAATTTTTGATTTTAATGCTGTCCTGAAGGAGGATCCCAGGAATGTGCAAGCTCTGAGCGGCCGAGGTTTTGTTCACCTCGCTCTGAGGCAGCAGAAG GAGGCAGTGCAAGATCTGAtctcagcactgcaggtggaGGCAGGAGCAGTGATCCCAGCAATCCTGTCCTTGAAGCCTGAAGCCCAAGGCTTGGTCACTGGGTGGCTCCTCCAGCATGGCAGGGCCACTCTCAGCGAGCTCGTGGCCACCAAAGAAGTCCCAGGAGAAGAAACCCTTGGGAACCTTCTGACAGTGGCAAAAGCACTGACCAAAATCTGCAGGGCTGCACAACATCATATCTTCTACACTGATGTTTTGATGGCAAATG GAAGGCACCAAGAGGCCCTCAAGCACCTGCAGGAAGCCTTTGgcccctgtcctgctgaggaCTTTGCCAGGGCTCgcttggctgtgctgcagctgcagagcaggaacgtggcaggagcagctgccccgCTCAGTGCCCTGGCCAGGAGAGATGAGAAGGACTTGGCCTTTCTCCTGAACTTTGTAGACACCAAACAACAGCAGCATCTTGCTCAG gcagcagcccaggaagGGAAGGTGCTGATGAAAGGCCATGACCACCAGCAGGCTCTGGGCTaccacagcctggctgtgctggccagcagggccagccccaggtacctgaggcacagagctgcctgcctgATGCAcctgaaaaaatatgaaaaagctCTGAAAGACATGGAAAAAGTGATCCAAGGGCATGGCTGTAACAGCCCAaaaacacaggctggggaccactgctgccagggcttcctgctgctggccctggctcgggaggaggcagcagtgcagcactacatgca ATGCCTGTCAGCACCTCTTCGTTCCGGGTACACGGTGCTTTGA